The Pangasianodon hypophthalmus isolate fPanHyp1 chromosome 5, fPanHyp1.pri, whole genome shotgun sequence genome includes a window with the following:
- the tmsb4x gene encoding thymosin beta-4, whose protein sequence is MSDKPNLEEVTSFDKSKLKKTETQEKNPLPSKETIEQEKQAGTS, encoded by the exons ATGTCAGACAAACCCAATCTGGAGGAAGTGACCAGCTTCGACAAGAGCAAGCTGAAGAAGACGGAGACGCAGGAGAAAAATCCTCTGCCATCAAAAGAGA CTATCGAACAGGAAAAGCAGGCAGGCACATCATGA